The following nucleotide sequence is from Microbulbifer sp. A4B17.
GATCCAATTCAAGATTTAAGTATGCAAAACTATGAAGCGGGTTGGTTTCCAAATTATTGGCAAGGGCAGGGCCCACTGACGTGTCGTCGGACTTGCGCAATTTGGGTTGGAGGAGTGCCTGAGTCAGAGGTTGCTACCGACTTGATAGACGATTTTGAATCTACCAGTGTTTGTAAGGTAACTCGCGATCCTGAAATAATCGAGAAGCCTGTCAATGACCCATTATCTCACTGGCTCTATGGCAATCAGTTTGACGATAAGCCGGTTTGCTATGCCGGAACCCCTTATGGTGTCAAAGAAGATGATCATTATATGTGTCTGTGTGTATGTAATAAACCTGACCTGATAGTGAGTCAAATCTATGATCCGATCTGGAATCCTGGAACCGGGCAATCCATTATCGTGGTCGATATCACTAATATAGGTGCTCTGGCAGCGCCAATCAGCCAGGCTCGCCTGTTAGACCCTGATACACTAGCCAACGATGTACAGGCGACGCCTGCAATTCCAGCAGGTGGTACTGTAAGTATCGTATTTACTTTGGGCTACTGGGTTTTTGATCCGGATGCGGTTTTAGAGGTAACTGCTGACTTTACCAATCTCGTCGATGAGTGTAACGAAAATAACAATACACTGACTTATGCCGAGCAGGGGTAGGTAGTAGAAAGGGGGATAGCTCCCGGAACTAAGTCGTAGGGAGCTTTGAGATATTAAATAAGATTAGCTCGAAAGAAATACATTGATAACCTTGCAGTTCTCTTTATTCACAGCAGCATTAGGCTGTTCACTACCGACTGTTTGCTCCCCTGGTATTTTAGGCAGCACAAGATACATTCGTGGATAGTCTCGGACTATATAATCTTTTTTATCTGCACTCAGCCAAGGGTATTCAGCGACAATGGCTGTTACACCGCGAAGTAAAGCGATACCATCTGTGCAACTATTAGGAGTAGTAGCTGTGGTGAGCATGGCAAAAGCTAATGAAGAGAAGTTCATAATCTCTGCTATCCCAATGGGTCTTCAGACCGACGTTATGTTTATTCTGGGGACAGTATAGCTGAGCTTGATTATGAGCAACAGATAGCTCTATTAAAGCGGCCAGCCGAAGCTGGCCATCTTCTGCACTATGCGTGTTCTACAGAGGTTTCTTCGACTTTCTCCCAGAGGCGTGTCTCTGTCGGACTAATTAATTTGGACAAAAGGTTCGGGGCCACAGAGGTTAGCCCAATAAAACCAACTATCGCACGGAAAATAAATGAGTCAAACCAGTAGATAAGGCCTATTAACAGTATTGCTATCACAAGTGACGGTAGAGTGGCTTGCAAACGAGACCGCTGAATATGCTGATAATCCATTGTTTCAGGTAGTTGTTTCTCGATACGTTCTAATGCGTGCGCTTTTACTGTTTGATTTAAGAACTCAACAGAATGGGTTTTATCCCCGTGCTTGATAGTTATTACATCTGAATTGTGGTCACTGCTAAGTGAACTTATTTCATTGAGAGGGATTCGTGCTGCGGTATCAGGTTTACACAAATGATATATTTCTTCAGGGGATTTCCCCGCTTGATAGGCGGATTGAGCAGTTAAAGCCTGTTTTTTCGGGATATCAAAATAGACGAGTTCATCTCCTTCTAAGGCGACGAGGTAGTTATCATCGATATCAAGCCAGGACGTCTCAGTATAAAAGCCCTCGGGTAGTGCTTTTTTTGATTCCCTTACAAACAAGAAGCTTAAAATCCAATATATGACGAGGCAGATACCTATAGTGATAGGTGCTGCTTGAATCAGGTTTCCTATAGGTGTGTTGCTTTCGACATCTCTTTGAGCATTTTGCGCCAATACATGCCCGTAGATGTCGCCCTCTGGAAACCATACTTCGATAGGTTGACCTTGTTCATATTGACTATAAATTACTTTTGAAACCTCTGCGGAGGATTCAAAGTCCTCATCTTCATAGTTAAACTGGTAGTCAATATAGTAATTTGTACGATAGCGCTTTTTACCTTTGCGGCCCCGGTACTCTACTTCCTCCTCTCTTAACACTACTACTTCAGCATCTAGAGTTTGGTGATTTTCGACCCAACTTAATGATTCATTGTTGGCACGAGAGTAATAGTTTGACAGAAAGTAAGTCAGAATAAGGAAAACTAAAATACATACTGTACGTACCATCGATTTTCTTTTTTGTCCGGGGGACTTCTGCAACGCCATTTAATACATCCTTACTGTATTTCTTGTGCTTTAGGTATTGGTACTTTTGGAGTAATAAGTTTTTTTATAGAGTGGAAACTTGGTGTGGGTGCAAAATACAATTGCAGTTTGTTTGGTGAATAAAACTGAAGGTTAACTCTAAATTAATTTTTATTACTTGATCGGCATCATAGTTGGTTCATTTGCATATTGAGTACTTTCTTAAAGATTATTTTTTATTAAGTAAAAATTCCTACTTAGGATAAGAGCTGACCAATTTGGTACAAACGGTTTAGATAATACGAACCTTCCAAATATTGAACAGCTGAACGGTAGAGTTTTAATTGCTGTGGGATTTGGACTGACTAGCTAATTTTCTGTCAGCCTTATGAGTATGGGGTGGTTCACTTTCATGGAGGTAGTTCTATGTTGAACTAGTTCAGGTGAAGCACTAATGTCGTTTTATGTCGTAAATGTGTCCTAGCAGACATATCCGTTGGAGTACAATTCCCAATGTGGAGGAGATGCTATGACCAAGAAGATAGGTTTTTTTGTTGCAGATGGATTCCAGGCGTTAGACCTTTTTGGGCCATTGGATGCCTTTATGGAGACTAATAGTTTCGTTAGTGAAGCCTATACAAGTCGTTTGATAGGTTTAACTAACGCACCAGTTAAAACTGCGTACGGCCAAGCCCTATCCGTGGATTTTGATATTTATCAGGAGACAGAGATTGATTACCTGGTCATTACTGGTGGTATTGGGATGCGGCAGCTGCACTTAAGCCCTAAACAGCTGAATGCGCTGCGTGCAATCGCAGACAAAGCAGAGCGTGTCTTGAGTATCTGTACAGGTGCATTCTTACTAACAGATATATTTCCGGAACAAAAGCACCGTATTACCACTCACTGGCGGCATTGCCGGCAGCTTGCCGAACAGGCAACCAATTATCAGGTTGAGCAGGATCCCCTGTTTATTGAAAGCGGAAAACTGTGGTCTTCAGCGGGAATTCTATCTGGAGTCGACTTGGCCTTGGAAGTGATTCGCCAGGATTATGGCAATACTATTGCGGCCAGCGTGGCTAAAGATCTGGTCGTTTATCTTCAGCGCAGGGGAGGGCAGTCACAGTACTCTGATCTGCTTAAAGTGCAATCCAGCGACAGTATGAGGCTCAATCCTCTATTGGAGTGGCTGTCGGAGAATTACCAGAAATCAATCAGCGTTTCCGATATGGCGGAACGTATTTCTGTCAGCGATCGCCAGTTAACTCGCTTGTTCAAACAACATCTTAATAGCACCCCCGGACATTATCTAAACCAACTCCGTTTAAACCGGGCGCGGGATTTAATCACCTGTGAATCAGCAAGCCTTGTTCAAGTAGCTCGGCAGGTGGGGTTTGCAAGCTATGATAGCTTTCGCCGGGCTTTTTATGGCCAATTTGGTGTGTCCCCCTCATATTTCAGTAGGAATCGTTAAGCCGCGCTCTCACAAATGTCTTAGCTTTAAGAGTGCGGCGAGATTGAGAGCTACTCCATTACCACTCGACGCAGATCTTGCCAAAGTGCGACCCGCTGGCCTGGTACTCAAATGCCGCAGCCAGTTCCTCCATAGGGTAAGTCTTATCAATCACTGGCTGTATCTGGTTGGCTTCCAATGCGGTGACATATTCCCGTTGATCCCTACGGCTTCCAACGATCAAGCCCTGTAACCGGGCCTGCTTGGCCATCAACAGTGCTGTGGGCACTTCTCCCGAGCGGCCCGTTAAAACACCAATCAATGAAATATGGCCGCCAACTCTGACTGAATGGATCGATTGCTCTAGTGTACCGGGGCCACCGAGCTCAATAATATGGTCCGCACCTTTGCCTTCCGTCAGCTCCATAACCTTTTTTGACCACTGTGTATGGGTGCGATAGTTGACGCCATGATCGGCGCCTAATTTTTTAGCGCGTTCCAGTTTCTCATCGGAAGAAGAAGTAACAATGACTTTGGCCCCGAGTATTTTGGCAATCTGAATTACCGTAATAGATACTCCGCCAGTACCTAGAGTCAATATTGTGTCGCCAGGCTTTACCTTGCCGTCTACTACCAACGCCCGCCAAGCAGTAAGGCCTGCGGTAGTAATGGTTGCCGCCTGAGCGTGGCTCCAGCCTTTTGGGGCAAGGGTAAAAGCGCTTTGATCGCGCACAACAAATTCAGCAGCCATCCCATCGATACCGTCACCAGGCGTATTGGCAAAGTTACCTACGGAAGCCATAGGTGCACCTGCTGGCCACTGTGGGAAAAAGCACGACACAACAGAATCGCCAACCTGAAAATCGGTAACTCCATCACCAACTGCATCCACGATACCGCCGCCATCAGACATTAGAATACGGCCGTCTTCTGTGGGAATACTGCCATTAGCAACCAAAAGATCATGGAAGTTGAGGGAGGAGGCTTTAATTGCAACACGGATTTGGTTTGGGCCGGGTGCTCCCGGGGCAGGGATGTCGCTAACCGAAATGTTTTCTAGTCCGCCTGGTGTTTTTAGCGTCAATGCCTTCATGGTTTTCCTTCCTTTTCTTAATTCATTAACCCTTTAGGGATCAAATATTTTTAGTATGCTTGACAGATATGGAAAGTGATAAATTTAATTGAAAAAAATACGCCCTTTGACTACTAAATTGGGTTCGCTAGATAACACTAATTTGAAGAAATCGTTGCTCAAAAATATTAACACGATTAATTTTACAGAATTATAGTCATGTGTATTGAGATATGACTATGTGTTAATTTTGAAATTTATAGAAAGTTGGGGCTGATTCTCAGATGGTTCAAAAGTATATTGAGTTTCGTTAAACTTAAGAATGCTCTTAAATAAAAGATGGGGTGATATAATGAAAGCTATCACTAGGCCTTCAGTATATTACCCACTTGGAAGGTAAGTATTAATAGGTTTTTTTGGTGGGGTTGATAATTGCTTGAAGTGGAGGGAGGTCCTCCCCTTTACTTACCTCTTCTTCATATACACCCTTTAACGCTTCTAAAGCTTCGTTGTAGAAAAATAGCAACTCTGAAACGTTCTCCGGGTCCCTCAGCGTTTCAGAATCAAGTAGCGCTTTATAATGGTTTACAGTTTTAAAGACTGCCTGTAAGGAAGCAAGTAGAGTTTCATTATCGATAACTGGCATTTTTAATTTTACTTCTCTGTTTTTCAATGTTAATCATTAATTGGTTGAGCAACAGTTTAAAGTTTTGTACTGACATTGGGCGGTCTGGAACTATGGAATAATGAATAGCATCAAATGCGCCATTGTAGTCATCTTGAATGATAAGGATGCCTAATGGAATTTTTGTGCCTTTTGGGATCTCAATATATTCCCATTTTTTCCCTTTGAATGTGTTTGGTTTATTAAATAAAGATGTACCCTGGGCTTTCCACATACTTGAGGAGTTTTTTTGATAAACTTTAGGAATAATAAAGTCTACGCCATTTTGATTTTCTACCGTAACATCGGCGGGTCTGAATTCCCCACTCCTTATTTCTCTGCGAGTAAAGTCTGGGTAGAGGGGGTTTTCACAGGGTTGATCAGTACGTGAAGCTCGCCATAAGAACAATGATAAGTCTTTTTCACTGTCGTAAATTCTTTCTAAAGCGTCAATTTTGGCAAAAAAAGTCTTTACATTGCCGTCCCTAATTTTTTGTTCCTTCAAAGTTAATTCCTTTGTCTGTTGGCTGCAGGAAAGTAGTTTGTATACTTTCGTTTAAGGCTGAAGATCTACATTATCCTTCTACCATTTTAACGAGTAAAGTGAGGGAAATTACAATCTATATCATTTGCCAAAGCGAAGAGGTTGATAAATTGATAATACCAGAGAGGGAATAAACGACAGGTCAATCGTTGGTTAAAATCGGGAGTTAAGTTAACTTGAGAAGATTAGTAAGGCTAATCAACATTTAGTTGATGAAAAATGGTGGGCCCTCCGGGACTC
It contains:
- a CDS encoding CARDB domain-containing protein — protein: MQNYEAGWFPNYWQGQGPLTCRRTCAIWVGGVPESEVATDLIDDFESTSVCKVTRDPEIIEKPVNDPLSHWLYGNQFDDKPVCYAGTPYGVKEDDHYMCLCVCNKPDLIVSQIYDPIWNPGTGQSIIVVDITNIGALAAPISQARLLDPDTLANDVQATPAIPAGGTVSIVFTLGYWVFDPDAVLEVTADFTNLVDECNENNNTLTYAEQG
- a CDS encoding GlxA family transcriptional regulator, producing the protein MTKKIGFFVADGFQALDLFGPLDAFMETNSFVSEAYTSRLIGLTNAPVKTAYGQALSVDFDIYQETEIDYLVITGGIGMRQLHLSPKQLNALRAIADKAERVLSICTGAFLLTDIFPEQKHRITTHWRHCRQLAEQATNYQVEQDPLFIESGKLWSSAGILSGVDLALEVIRQDYGNTIAASVAKDLVVYLQRRGGQSQYSDLLKVQSSDSMRLNPLLEWLSENYQKSISVSDMAERISVSDRQLTRLFKQHLNSTPGHYLNQLRLNRARDLITCESASLVQVARQVGFASYDSFRRAFYGQFGVSPSYFSRNR
- a CDS encoding NAD(P)-dependent alcohol dehydrogenase, with protein sequence MKALTLKTPGGLENISVSDIPAPGAPGPNQIRVAIKASSLNFHDLLVANGSIPTEDGRILMSDGGGIVDAVGDGVTDFQVGDSVVSCFFPQWPAGAPMASVGNFANTPGDGIDGMAAEFVVRDQSAFTLAPKGWSHAQAATITTAGLTAWRALVVDGKVKPGDTILTLGTGGVSITVIQIAKILGAKVIVTSSSDEKLERAKKLGADHGVNYRTHTQWSKKVMELTEGKGADHIIELGGPGTLEQSIHSVRVGGHISLIGVLTGRSGEVPTALLMAKQARLQGLIVGSRRDQREYVTALEANQIQPVIDKTYPMEELAAAFEYQASGSHFGKICVEW